The proteins below come from a single Thermopolyspora flexuosa genomic window:
- the glgC gene encoding glucose-1-phosphate adenylyltransferase, protein MTTPRVLAIVLAGGEGKRLMPLTADRAKPAVPFGGIYRLIDFVLSNLANGNYLQIVVLTQYKNHSLDRHISRTWRLSAMLGNYVTPVPAQQRLGPRWFAGSADAIFQNLNLIYDEMPEHCIVFGADHIYRMDPRQMVQRHVDSGADVTVAAIRQPLALADQFGVIETDPSGRRIVAFREKPADAVGLPDAPDQIYASMGNYVFRTQALIEALREDAMDPSSKHDIGGNIIPMMVKSGGAYVYDFAENVVPGTTDRDRGYWRDVGTLDAFYEAHMDLLPAEPLFNLYNSEWPIYTGHDPLPPAKFVHNDGDRVGRAVDSLVSPGVIVAGGTAVRSILSPGVVLQSHALVEDSVLMHNVKVGKGAIVRRAIIDKNVVIPDGARIGCDLEEDRARFAVTRGGVVVIGKNEVIPR, encoded by the coding sequence ATGACCACGCCAAGAGTCCTCGCGATCGTGCTGGCCGGTGGCGAGGGCAAGCGCCTCATGCCGCTCACGGCCGACCGGGCCAAGCCGGCCGTGCCGTTCGGGGGGATCTACCGGCTGATCGATTTCGTCCTGTCCAACCTGGCCAACGGCAACTATCTCCAGATCGTCGTCCTGACGCAGTACAAGAACCACAGCCTCGACCGGCACATCTCCCGGACCTGGCGGCTGTCGGCGATGCTCGGCAACTACGTCACCCCGGTGCCGGCCCAGCAGCGGCTCGGCCCGCGCTGGTTCGCGGGGTCGGCGGACGCCATCTTCCAGAACCTCAACCTGATCTACGACGAGATGCCCGAGCACTGCATCGTGTTCGGCGCCGACCACATCTACCGCATGGACCCGCGGCAGATGGTGCAGCGGCACGTCGACAGCGGCGCGGACGTGACCGTGGCCGCGATCCGGCAGCCGCTCGCCCTCGCCGACCAGTTCGGGGTGATCGAGACCGACCCGTCCGGGCGGCGCATCGTCGCGTTCCGGGAGAAGCCTGCGGACGCGGTGGGCCTGCCCGACGCGCCGGACCAGATCTACGCCTCGATGGGCAACTACGTGTTCCGCACCCAGGCGTTGATCGAGGCGCTTCGCGAGGACGCCATGGACCCGTCGAGCAAGCACGACATCGGCGGGAACATCATCCCGATGATGGTCAAGTCGGGCGGGGCGTACGTGTACGACTTCGCGGAGAACGTGGTGCCCGGCACGACCGACCGGGACCGCGGCTACTGGCGTGACGTGGGGACGCTCGACGCGTTCTACGAGGCCCACATGGACCTGCTCCCGGCCGAGCCGCTGTTCAACCTCTACAACAGCGAGTGGCCGATCTACACCGGCCACGACCCGCTGCCGCCGGCGAAGTTCGTGCACAACGACGGGGACCGGGTCGGCCGGGCCGTCGACTCGCTCGTCTCCCCCGGCGTGATCGTCGCCGGGGGTACGGCGGTGCGGTCGATCCTGTCGCCGGGCGTGGTGCTCCAGTCGCACGCGCTCGTCGAGGACTCGGTGCTCATGCACAACGTCAAGGTCGGCAAGGGCGCGATCGTCCGCCGCGCGATCATCGACAAGAACGTGGTCATCCCGGACGGCGCGCGCATCGGCTGCGACCTGGAGGAGGACCGCGCCCGGTTCGCGGTCACCCGCGGCGGCGTGGTCGTCATCGGCAAGAACGAGGTCATCCCGCGCTGA
- the pgeF gene encoding peptidoglycan editing factor PgeF: protein MAFTDRHGGVSAPPFHSRNLGGLVGDDPEAVAENRARTARELGIDPRRVVFMRQVHSAVAAYVTEPFGDDPPELDAVCTDVPGLALAALAADCAPVLLADPDAGIVGAAHSGRVGTLAGVVPALVKEMQARGASRIVAVIGPMACGGCYEVPEGMRAEAAEVLPETHATTRWGTPSLDLRAGIVAQLLRAGVTEIHHDDRCTIESPELFSHRRDGRTGRLAGYAWLEP from the coding sequence ATGGCCTTCACGGACCGGCACGGCGGGGTGAGCGCGCCGCCGTTCCACAGCCGCAACCTGGGCGGGCTGGTCGGCGACGACCCGGAGGCGGTCGCGGAGAACCGCGCGCGGACCGCCCGCGAGCTGGGCATCGACCCGCGGCGGGTGGTGTTCATGCGGCAGGTGCACAGCGCCGTCGCCGCGTACGTCACCGAGCCGTTCGGCGACGATCCCCCCGAGCTCGACGCGGTCTGCACCGACGTGCCCGGGCTCGCGCTGGCGGCGCTCGCCGCGGACTGCGCGCCGGTGCTGCTCGCCGACCCGGACGCGGGCATCGTCGGCGCCGCGCACTCCGGGCGGGTCGGCACGCTCGCGGGCGTGGTGCCCGCGCTGGTGAAGGAGATGCAGGCCCGCGGCGCGTCCCGGATCGTGGCCGTGATCGGCCCGATGGCCTGCGGCGGCTGCTACGAGGTGCCGGAGGGCATGCGGGCGGAGGCCGCCGAGGTGCTGCCGGAGACCCACGCCACCACCCGCTGGGGCACCCCGTCCCTCGACCTGCGGGCGGGCATCGTCGCCCAGCTCCTGCGGGCGGGCGTGACCGAGATCCACCACGACGACCGGTGCACGATCGAGAGCCCGGAGCTGTTCTCCCACCGCCGCGACGGCCGCACCGGCCGCCTCGCGGGCTACGCCTGGCTGGAGCCCTGA
- a CDS encoding Rv1733c family protein encodes MWNSPPTRLARWLGLDRNPLRRTSDRVECALRLFALLAVAVAVVIGIGMGTRAYDEGVRAEREQKASRQQTQAVLVQDLTHPGVTPAGGVIPGRARAQWTAPDGTVRRGLVEVDPGRRVGDTVLIWVDRDGVQTRPPQDRGATVAAAISAGAAPPFAALAASTLLLVTTRLINQRRAARQWEAEWRIVEPSWRHHI; translated from the coding sequence ATGTGGAACAGTCCGCCCACCCGCCTGGCCCGCTGGCTGGGCCTCGACCGCAACCCGCTCCGCCGTACCTCGGACCGGGTGGAGTGCGCGCTGCGGTTGTTCGCGCTGCTCGCCGTCGCGGTCGCCGTCGTGATCGGCATCGGCATGGGCACCCGCGCGTACGACGAGGGGGTGCGCGCCGAGCGGGAACAGAAGGCGAGCCGGCAGCAAACGCAGGCCGTGCTCGTCCAGGACCTCACCCATCCCGGGGTGACGCCCGCCGGCGGGGTCATCCCCGGACGCGCCCGGGCGCAGTGGACCGCGCCCGACGGCACCGTGCGCCGCGGCCTCGTCGAGGTCGATCCCGGGCGGCGCGTCGGCGACACCGTGCTCATCTGGGTCGACCGGGACGGCGTGCAGACCCGGCCGCCCCAGGACCGCGGCGCCACCGTGGCCGCGGCGATCAGCGCCGGCGCCGCCCCGCCGTTCGCCGCGCTCGCCGCCTCGACGCTGCTGCTCGTCACCACGCGGCTGATCAACCAGCGGCGGGCCGCCCGCCAGTGGGAGGCGGAGTGGCGGATCGTCGAGCCGTCCTGGCGGCACCACATCTGA
- the glgA gene encoding glycogen synthase: MRVELLTREYPPEVYGGAGVHVEYLARELRRLADVRVRCFGAPREEEGVAAYREPERLKAANAALGVLGADLEIAGDCAEADLVHSHTWYANLAGHVAKLLYGVPHVATVHSLEPLRPWKAEQLGGGYALSCWAERAALAAADAVIAVSAGMRRDVLACYPEIPADRVTVIHNGIDTDEYAPDHGTDALERHGIDPARPYVVFVGRITRQKGLVHLLHAARSLDPGAQLVLCAGAPDTPELAAEVNGLVAGLRRARDRVIWIEEMLPRREVIQILTHARVFVCPSVYEPMGIVNLEAMACRTAVVATATGGIPEVVEDGVCGLLVPAEQHPDGTPVDPEKFAADLATALNTLLADPDRAAEMGERGRRHAVEHFSWRSVAERVHALYATLIG, translated from the coding sequence ATGCGTGTCGAGCTGCTCACCCGCGAGTACCCGCCCGAGGTGTACGGCGGGGCCGGGGTCCACGTGGAATACCTCGCCCGCGAGCTGCGCCGGCTCGCCGACGTCCGGGTGCGCTGCTTCGGCGCGCCGCGCGAGGAGGAGGGCGTGGCCGCCTACCGCGAGCCGGAGCGGCTGAAGGCCGCGAACGCCGCCCTCGGCGTGCTCGGCGCCGACCTGGAGATCGCCGGGGACTGCGCGGAGGCCGACCTGGTGCACAGTCACACCTGGTACGCGAACCTCGCCGGGCACGTGGCCAAGCTGCTGTACGGCGTGCCGCACGTGGCCACCGTGCACAGCCTGGAGCCGCTGCGCCCGTGGAAGGCCGAGCAGCTCGGCGGCGGCTACGCGCTCTCGTGCTGGGCCGAGCGGGCCGCGCTCGCCGCGGCCGACGCGGTGATCGCGGTCTCCGCGGGCATGCGGCGGGACGTGCTCGCCTGCTACCCGGAGATCCCGGCGGACCGGGTCACCGTGATCCACAACGGCATCGACACCGACGAGTACGCCCCGGACCACGGCACCGACGCGCTCGAGCGGCACGGCATCGACCCGGCCCGGCCGTACGTGGTCTTCGTCGGCCGGATCACCCGGCAGAAGGGCCTGGTTCACCTGCTGCACGCGGCCCGCTCGCTCGACCCGGGGGCGCAGCTCGTGCTGTGCGCCGGGGCGCCGGACACCCCCGAGCTCGCCGCCGAGGTGAACGGCCTCGTCGCCGGGCTGCGCCGGGCGCGCGACCGGGTGATCTGGATCGAGGAGATGCTGCCGCGGCGCGAGGTGATCCAGATCCTCACCCACGCCCGGGTCTTCGTCTGCCCCTCGGTCTACGAGCCGATGGGCATCGTCAACCTCGAGGCGATGGCCTGCCGTACCGCGGTGGTCGCCACCGCCACCGGCGGCATCCCCGAGGTGGTCGAGGACGGGGTCTGCGGCCTGCTCGTCCCGGCCGAGCAGCACCCGGACGGCACCCCGGTCGACCCGGAGAAGTTCGCCGCCGACCTCGCCACCGCGCTCAACACGCTGCTCGCCGACCCCGACCGGGCCGCGGAGATGGGCGAGCGGGGCCGCCGCCACGCGGTCGAGCACTTCTCCTGGCGCAGCGTCGCCGAGCGGGTGCACGCGCTGTACGCCACCCTGATCGGCTGA
- a CDS encoding helix-turn-helix domain-containing protein, producing the protein MGDNGHSPTMCLRRLGHEMRRLREAAGKSIHETSAELEWSTSKISRLENGLTKRPDVQNIRVLCAAYGVTDEQVIERLVTLAREARRPGWWTKYPDVFRSSFVGLEAEASAITTFELALIPGLLQTADYMRAIMRGARIEDPAEIERRIEARLERQRILTRANPPRYWAIIDEAALIRPLGDREAHRRQLRRLAETGPMEHVTVQVLPLSAGPHPGLSGSFVILDFPEECDRSVVYQETATASHLLEEQEDIDRYTALFRRLCDSALPAEDSIAYLSALADRL; encoded by the coding sequence ATGGGCGATAACGGTCACAGCCCCACGATGTGCCTCCGTCGCCTGGGGCACGAGATGCGCCGGCTCCGCGAGGCGGCGGGAAAGAGCATCCACGAGACCTCCGCCGAGCTCGAGTGGTCCACCTCGAAGATCTCCCGCCTCGAGAACGGCCTGACCAAACGCCCGGACGTGCAGAACATCCGCGTGCTGTGCGCCGCCTACGGCGTGACCGACGAGCAGGTGATCGAGAGGCTCGTCACCCTCGCCCGCGAGGCCCGCCGCCCCGGCTGGTGGACCAAGTACCCGGACGTCTTCCGCTCCTCCTTCGTGGGCCTGGAGGCCGAGGCGTCCGCGATCACCACGTTCGAGCTCGCCCTCATCCCGGGCCTGCTGCAGACGGCGGACTACATGCGCGCGATCATGCGGGGAGCCCGGATCGAGGATCCCGCGGAAATCGAGCGGCGGATCGAGGCCCGCCTGGAGCGCCAGCGCATCCTCACCCGCGCCAACCCGCCCCGCTACTGGGCGATCATCGACGAGGCGGCCCTGATCCGGCCCCTGGGCGACCGGGAGGCGCACCGCCGCCAGCTGCGCAGGCTGGCCGAGACCGGGCCGATGGAGCACGTCACGGTGCAGGTGCTGCCGCTGTCCGCGGGCCCCCACCCCGGCCTGAGCGGCTCGTTCGTGATCCTCGACTTCCCCGAGGAGTGCGACCGCAGCGTCGTCTACCAGGAGACGGCCACCGCGTCCCACCTGCTGGAGGAGCAGGAGGACATCGACCGCTACACCGCCCTCTTCCGGCGGCTGTGCGACTCGGCGCTGCCCGCCGAGGACTCGATCGCCTACCTCTCCGCCCTCGCCGACCGGCTGTGA
- a CDS encoding M14 family zinc carboxypeptidase, translated as MGKRRITRSAGNNGDRDATQARPREDSDVLNEDLTHELETVPDFDRFAGVDEVVGELARLAERHPSVAVLRRIGTSRLGEPLLCLTVGDGPAQGVVVGMPHPNEPIGGLTAMHLARRMCEDAALRRSVGYTWHIVGCIDPDGTRLNEAWFTGEFTPCRYGRNFYRPAGDEQVEWTFPLAYKDAYFDRVLPETLAWMRLIDDVRPTFMTSLHNSERGGVFYYVSRPEPALHPALKALPLRYGLPLHLGEPEHPSVRRLDDAIYLMLNARALYDYLESIGQKFDGQIAGASSTEYAERHGTFVTIVELPYWRDDAAGDHSPAGVPYARVVRDTAADLAELAAVLRCTLDAVLGEVVSNSPFLRASRFFVPLVADVAESERIRAREPGNDREATVAEVRSSRDLVHTYRLRYTGMLLRALEAEIGIGNGTPTIRARHRVLEEIYTAWAAAATADTTPEPIPLRDLVAIQYGTILAGARHAKT; from the coding sequence GTGGGCAAGCGCCGCATCACCCGCTCTGCAGGGAACAACGGCGACCGTGATGCAACGCAGGCCCGCCCCCGGGAGGACAGCGACGTGCTGAACGAGGACCTCACACACGAGCTCGAGACGGTTCCGGACTTCGACCGCTTCGCGGGAGTCGACGAGGTGGTGGGGGAACTCGCCCGGCTCGCCGAGCGGCATCCGTCGGTGGCGGTGCTCCGGCGGATCGGCACCTCCCGGCTCGGCGAGCCGCTGTTATGTCTCACCGTCGGGGACGGTCCCGCCCAGGGCGTCGTCGTCGGCATGCCCCACCCCAACGAGCCGATCGGCGGGCTCACCGCGATGCACCTCGCCCGGCGCATGTGCGAGGACGCGGCGCTGCGCCGCTCGGTCGGCTACACCTGGCACATCGTCGGCTGCATCGACCCGGACGGCACGCGGCTCAACGAGGCCTGGTTCACCGGTGAGTTCACCCCCTGCCGCTACGGCCGCAACTTCTACCGGCCCGCCGGGGACGAGCAGGTGGAGTGGACGTTCCCGCTCGCCTACAAGGACGCGTACTTCGACCGGGTGCTCCCGGAGACGCTCGCCTGGATGCGGCTGATCGACGACGTCCGGCCCACGTTCATGACCTCGCTGCACAACTCCGAGCGCGGCGGGGTCTTCTACTACGTCAGCCGGCCCGAACCCGCCCTGCACCCGGCGCTGAAGGCGCTTCCCCTCCGGTACGGCCTGCCGCTGCACCTGGGCGAGCCGGAGCACCCCTCGGTGCGGCGGCTCGACGACGCGATCTACCTCATGCTCAACGCCCGCGCCCTGTACGACTACCTGGAGAGCATCGGGCAGAAGTTCGACGGCCAGATCGCCGGGGCCTCGAGCACCGAGTACGCGGAACGGCACGGCACGTTCGTCACGATCGTGGAGCTGCCCTACTGGCGCGACGACGCCGCGGGCGACCACTCGCCGGCGGGCGTGCCGTACGCGCGGGTGGTGCGCGACACGGCGGCGGACCTCGCCGAGCTGGCGGCGGTGCTGCGGTGCACCCTCGACGCGGTGCTCGGCGAGGTGGTGTCGAACTCCCCGTTCCTGCGGGCGTCGCGGTTCTTCGTGCCGCTCGTCGCCGACGTGGCCGAGTCGGAGCGCATCCGGGCCCGCGAGCCGGGCAACGACCGGGAGGCGACGGTGGCGGAGGTGCGGTCGAGCCGGGACCTCGTGCACACCTACCGGCTGCGCTACACCGGGATGCTGCTGCGCGCCCTGGAGGCCGAGATCGGGATCGGCAACGGCACGCCCACGATCCGGGCCCGGCACCGCGTGCTCGAGGAGATCTACACGGCCTGGGCGGCCGCGGCCACCGCGGACACCACGCCGGAGCCGATTCCGCTGCGCGACCTGGTGGCGATCCAGTACGGCACGATCCTCGCGGGCGCCCGGCATGCGAAAACGTGA
- a CDS encoding VIT1/CCC1 transporter family protein encodes MSVAEAHHRDITGGWLRPAVFGVMDGLVSNAALIAGVVGGGASASTVAITGLAGLAAGAFSMATGEYTSVRSQSELSLAEMEIERREIHRNAEAEERELALLYESRGVEPGLAREVARQLHRDKEVAWRIHTREELGIDPDDLPSPWTAAISSFVSFSLGALVPLVPFLVGLPSLGLAVLLTVLALFTTGAVVAKLTARPWWYGGLRQLLLGGAAAGVTYTIGTLFNVTLG; translated from the coding sequence ATGTCCGTTGCCGAAGCACACCATCGGGACATCACCGGCGGCTGGCTGCGGCCTGCCGTGTTCGGGGTGATGGACGGGCTGGTGTCGAACGCCGCGCTGATCGCGGGCGTGGTCGGCGGCGGCGCGAGCGCGTCCACCGTCGCGATCACCGGCCTCGCCGGGCTCGCCGCGGGCGCGTTCTCCATGGCGACCGGTGAGTACACCTCGGTGCGGTCGCAGAGCGAGCTCTCCCTGGCCGAGATGGAGATCGAGCGGCGGGAGATCCACCGGAACGCCGAGGCGGAGGAGCGGGAGCTCGCCCTGCTCTACGAGTCCCGCGGCGTGGAGCCCGGCCTCGCCCGCGAGGTCGCCCGCCAGCTCCACCGCGACAAGGAGGTGGCCTGGCGCATCCACACCCGGGAGGAGCTCGGCATCGACCCCGACGACCTGCCCTCCCCGTGGACCGCGGCGATCTCCTCCTTCGTCTCGTTCTCCCTCGGCGCCCTGGTGCCGCTGGTGCCGTTCCTGGTCGGCCTGCCGTCGCTCGGGCTGGCCGTACTGCTCACCGTGCTGGCGCTGTTCACCACCGGCGCCGTCGTCGCCAAGCTCACCGCGCGCCCCTGGTGGTACGGCGGGCTGCGCCAGCTGCTGCTCGGCGGGGCGGCCGCGGGGGTGACCTACACGATCGGCACCCTGTTCAACGTGACGCTGGGCTAG
- a CDS encoding glycosyltransferase family 2 protein: MTTETPSSTATVTSPGRMPRIRGNDHAVLTPPPLGAWTPRLSVSVVIPAHRSQRTLDLTLAALAAQSYPAHLLEVIVADDGSEPPLRIPEIAPERTRIVRCDPDGWGAAWACNSAVRVAEGEIVHRLDSDVIPYRRHVEALMRWHHLADYLVVTGTLRFTEEDLPAPAEVHAAVAGDRAASLFDWAASRPHAWIEEQAAKTRDLRDAPIEAFKVHVGASASVPAWLYRAAGGMDPALPLGEDTEFGYRLAQQGAVFLRDVAAQAWHVGAHTMAHRGAEAKRHNWPLLAERVPALRWLRKHPRRHWLVPCVEVVVEVGDAPYEHVRATADAVLASTLPDVTVTLVGPWSALPGGRRSPLDDPWLDLRLVRYTYEHEPRVRLAESVPPDSAPAMFRLSCPPGWAVAPDTLRTLVADSNKHVWGVACLALAETPETVITARLERTAAVTRARHLRAPGEDLDDVIDQVFGVHWLDGESYGFTWRGDPA; encoded by the coding sequence ATGACGACAGAAACCCCGAGCAGCACCGCCACCGTCACCTCGCCCGGGCGCATGCCGCGCATCCGGGGCAACGACCACGCCGTGCTCACCCCGCCGCCGCTCGGCGCGTGGACCCCGCGCCTGTCGGTGAGCGTGGTCATCCCGGCCCACCGCAGCCAGCGCACCCTCGACCTCACCCTCGCCGCGCTCGCCGCGCAGAGCTACCCCGCCCACCTGCTGGAGGTGATCGTCGCGGACGACGGCAGCGAGCCGCCGCTGCGGATCCCCGAGATCGCGCCGGAGCGCACCCGGATCGTGCGCTGCGACCCGGACGGCTGGGGCGCGGCCTGGGCGTGCAACTCCGCGGTGCGGGTCGCCGAGGGCGAGATCGTGCACCGCCTCGACTCGGACGTCATCCCGTACCGGCGGCACGTGGAGGCGCTGATGCGCTGGCACCACCTCGCCGACTACCTGGTGGTGACCGGGACGCTGCGGTTCACCGAGGAGGACCTGCCGGCCCCCGCCGAGGTGCACGCGGCGGTCGCGGGCGACCGGGCGGCGTCGCTGTTCGACTGGGCCGCCTCCCGGCCGCACGCCTGGATCGAGGAGCAGGCCGCCAAGACCCGGGACCTGCGGGACGCGCCGATCGAGGCGTTCAAGGTCCACGTCGGGGCGAGCGCCTCGGTGCCCGCCTGGCTGTACCGCGCCGCGGGCGGCATGGACCCGGCGCTGCCGCTCGGTGAGGACACCGAGTTCGGCTACCGGCTCGCCCAGCAGGGCGCGGTGTTCCTGCGCGATGTCGCCGCCCAGGCCTGGCACGTCGGGGCGCACACCATGGCCCACCGCGGCGCCGAGGCGAAGCGGCACAACTGGCCGCTGCTCGCCGAGCGGGTGCCCGCGCTGCGCTGGCTGCGCAAGCACCCGCGCCGCCACTGGCTCGTGCCGTGCGTCGAGGTCGTGGTCGAGGTGGGCGACGCGCCGTACGAGCACGTCCGGGCCACCGCGGACGCGGTGCTGGCGAGCACGCTCCCGGACGTCACGGTCACCCTCGTCGGCCCCTGGTCCGCGCTGCCCGGCGGCCGCCGGTCCCCGCTCGACGACCCCTGGCTCGACCTGCGGCTCGTCCGGTACACCTACGAGCACGAGCCCCGGGTACGGCTCGCCGAGTCGGTCCCGCCCGACAGCGCCCCGGCGATGTTCCGGCTCAGCTGCCCGCCGGGCTGGGCGGTCGCCCCGGACACGCTGCGCACGCTCGTCGCCGACTCCAACAAGCACGTCTGGGGCGTGGCCTGCCTCGCCCTCGCCGAGACCCCGGAGACGGTGATCACGGCCCGCCTCGAGCGCACCGCCGCGGTCACCCGGGCCCGTCACCTGCGCGCCCCGGGCGAGGACCTCGACGACGTGATCGACCAGGTCTTCGGCGTGCACTGGCTCGACGGCGAGTCGTACGGCTTCACCTGGCGGGGCGACCCGGCCTAG
- a CDS encoding glycosyltransferase family 2 protein: MIGALARAPLPPVLREVGRRDDVLVVRIGVDDAELERLLGAAGNGRSAPSGAQAVPDGVPETVTKAVADLDEVEVGRPLATEPVGHLVLIAGTMTDLRRAVAVRALLPPAANITIAVGALPYLWPAPLPTATAHPGWRHLRDVHIRVVEKRSWVMEAEFTEPLPAGEVLAAAARAFGGDPIDTMPQPRAALAGTGVTHWRPGDPNVVLTPTPDKGATPGKGDCDVVLVAGADPGGGTGDDGEERPDGRDEEPPVVARPGLVGWSRFTEPGYPRLAEPADPSMVPPVDERAINPGGFLQTPPHGFGRLEQRGGRWAAVYEGRVLTVFAASGAVTDADVARLRKLRGLHVRWRLSHTGPVPAARVLAALAAAGVPLIAPDPPEWVRPLLGAELTALISGVTEADLADDLDREVHSVRLRRLALRAHGTRGRWRRLTAGEVPGHGPYETPKVSVVLCTRRADMVRFAVSQVARQRGVDLELVLGLHGVPLARVEEAVRGLPFPVTVFEADPALPFGAVLNEGFARASGTFVTKMDDDDWYGPDHLADLALAHVYTGAELIGAPAEFVHLEQIDVTVQRGRRTECFRDSVAGGTLFMTRTLFETVGGFRPVPRHVDGELCKAVRAAGGRIYQIHGLNYILRRRAAQGHTWREPIGYFLGRRNRRQWRGWYANPLMEL; the protein is encoded by the coding sequence ATGATCGGTGCGCTCGCCCGCGCTCCCCTGCCGCCGGTGCTGCGGGAGGTGGGCCGACGCGACGACGTGCTCGTGGTCCGCATCGGCGTCGACGACGCGGAGCTGGAGCGGCTGCTGGGCGCGGCCGGGAACGGCCGGTCCGCCCCCTCCGGGGCCCAGGCCGTGCCGGACGGCGTGCCGGAGACGGTGACGAAGGCGGTGGCGGACCTCGACGAGGTCGAGGTGGGCCGCCCGCTCGCCACCGAGCCGGTGGGGCACCTGGTGCTGATCGCGGGCACCATGACCGACCTGCGCCGGGCGGTGGCGGTGCGGGCGCTGCTGCCCCCGGCCGCGAACATCACGATCGCCGTCGGCGCCCTGCCGTACCTGTGGCCCGCGCCGCTGCCGACCGCGACGGCGCACCCCGGCTGGCGGCACCTGCGCGACGTGCACATCCGGGTGGTGGAGAAGCGGTCGTGGGTGATGGAGGCCGAGTTCACCGAGCCGCTCCCGGCCGGGGAGGTGCTCGCCGCCGCGGCCCGCGCCTTCGGCGGCGACCCCATCGACACGATGCCGCAGCCGCGGGCCGCGCTCGCCGGTACCGGCGTCACCCACTGGCGGCCCGGCGACCCCAACGTCGTGCTCACCCCCACCCCGGACAAGGGCGCCACCCCCGGCAAGGGCGACTGCGACGTCGTGCTCGTCGCGGGCGCGGACCCGGGCGGCGGCACCGGCGACGACGGCGAGGAGCGCCCGGACGGGCGGGACGAGGAGCCCCCGGTCGTCGCGCGGCCCGGCCTGGTGGGGTGGTCGCGGTTCACCGAGCCCGGCTACCCGCGGCTCGCCGAGCCCGCCGACCCGTCGATGGTGCCGCCGGTCGACGAGCGGGCGATCAACCCGGGCGGGTTCCTGCAGACGCCGCCGCACGGGTTCGGGCGGCTGGAGCAGCGCGGCGGCCGGTGGGCCGCGGTGTACGAGGGCCGGGTGCTGACCGTCTTCGCCGCCTCCGGCGCGGTCACCGACGCGGACGTGGCGCGGCTGCGCAAACTGCGCGGCCTGCACGTGCGGTGGCGGCTGTCGCACACCGGGCCGGTGCCCGCCGCCCGGGTCCTCGCCGCCCTCGCCGCGGCCGGGGTGCCGCTCATCGCGCCCGACCCGCCCGAGTGGGTGCGTCCCCTGCTCGGCGCCGAGCTCACCGCCCTGATCTCCGGCGTCACCGAGGCCGACCTCGCCGACGACCTCGACCGCGAGGTGCACAGCGTACGGCTGCGCCGCCTGGCGCTGCGCGCGCACGGCACCCGGGGCCGCTGGCGCCGGCTCACCGCGGGCGAGGTGCCCGGCCACGGGCCGTACGAGACGCCGAAGGTCTCGGTGGTGCTGTGCACCCGGCGGGCCGACATGGTGCGGTTCGCGGTGAGCCAGGTGGCCCGGCAGCGCGGCGTCGACCTGGAGCTCGTGCTCGGCCTGCACGGCGTGCCGCTCGCCCGGGTCGAGGAGGCGGTGCGCGGCCTGCCGTTCCCGGTCACCGTGTTCGAGGCCGACCCGGCGCTGCCGTTCGGCGCGGTGCTCAACGAGGGGTTCGCCCGCGCCTCGGGCACGTTCGTGACGAAGATGGACGACGACGACTGGTACGGGCCCGACCACCTCGCCGACCTCGCGCTCGCCCACGTCTACACCGGCGCGGAGCTGATCGGCGCCCCGGCCGAGTTCGTCCACCTCGAGCAGATCGACGTCACGGTGCAGCGCGGCCGCCGCACCGAGTGCTTCCGCGACTCGGTGGCGGGCGGCACCCTGTTCATGACCCGCACCCTGTTCGAGACGGTCGGCGGGTTCCGGCCGGTGCCCCGGCACGTGGACGGCGAGCTGTGCAAGGCGGTCCGTGCGGCGGGCGGGCGCATCTACCAGATCCACGGGCTCAACTACATCCTGCGCCGCCGCGCCGCCCAGGGGCACACCTGGCGGGAGCCGATCGGCTACTTCCTCGGCCGGCGCAACCGCCGCCAGTGGCGCGGCTGGTACGCCAACCCGCTCATGGAGCTGTGA